A section of the Drosophila subobscura isolate 14011-0131.10 chromosome A, UCBerk_Dsub_1.0, whole genome shotgun sequence genome encodes:
- the LOC117902217 gene encoding rapamycin-insensitive companion of mTOR isoform X2, with product MASLHSSWRFGKRSKLQLRIKVSQDPEDFYRLDPTRSAAENAFDIYSMLCREETRDTKRLFLLNALASLCLAARKGSHHSNLRFSTEELLYCLSASLVHTFTQVRAAALRTIRYALSTPKDIKAFNSLQLQHLLCRSIDLMLKNDDERVQALKLVRKMLAIAPEDISPVVVRCLVSLADSGIEENDNLLRACLATLAEIAVLNPALLIVCGGVTSITRNVLECHNPRIAESLCGVLLYLLEWPQTRNMCGVRLDCLAAPYCDFTYRLGIMDKNKDARELRYTSCRLALLSVLRSWTGTLEFCDPSKPSGLKAIVDALYLNQIEVRKAILDLLYELLSLPQPAWTDDYAVALQAVDPSDFQDSWLLSNGFVSAEGRSILPSLAARAPNVVEQHLALLLYCFLETGLLNALVEVAVASDQFVSVRATVLIGKILQLMHTHLPPDICCTCPALPTLIGHATQGNQQANAAVAALQNYQKMLRQRPASCSLFLDSIIQGGALIQTRLFRRYLNVQEQQGPALQLQDTAAAAGSSVPLSGYFHATLDRQRLDSVSSSDESQSQSSSSSLRSSFRLKRKFMPQALFDNFRALNRLLTGSRVLTQTDANLWDWDVITTILRSNCTRKLDFTLGKFLKRLVDFYKPSNNRFSHQDLVPGHSMPAFVSAGLDLIDVLVGSRQLECMRYITDYFSDISQHLLAVTTSNRAHDCLFSPQHMNNTMCQQYFLYIGRMCRTRKGIEVLKNTTVFEYLITLVRVTDHVCYVKLIVSGLNYSFEKLPRQVLEKALTSAKTRSGRLYATQFMAVLLRARLPHFEVWGIPLIIHQTKDADRSVVLAAMEVLEEACHDKYYLEEIVSLWPNLTLRGDVGRLLMSRYYSLSRGLNSSLARIEDEIKYWRNGYNKRYVLLVEADTHSSLTLHIRNEDGYYSRRNCNQRPQTVPPNIAPHLYGQMVQTSQGMTALSKYGDLPQLLDLLTRAKCTDDAECLELKAAVWALSHASTHANGIEYFVEQNARLYEKLIVLVTKCEVYSVRATCFSALGLIAGTQAGANILFKLNWLSVRHDRNTMWPVHQPEDWMSNQYTPVRHFYEDAPPYNFTVLEDQIDGSYYTGSYYWNLLIDQTEPMAGVGTGPATAVGNNQDPNSTATTTTMDDGHALALHVNRTLPGSGAAAKSKTLPEGSNLRQGKHQRSLSESKTTDVISLLGGGGGGGRGGR from the exons tttCGCAAGATCCAGAGGATTTCTATCGACTGGACCCCACACGATCGGCAGCGGAGAATGCCTTTGACATATACTCGATGCTCTGCCGGGAGGAGACCCGTGACACTAAGCGCCTGTTCCTGCTCAATGCTCTGGCCTCGCTCTGCCTGGCCGCCCGCAAGGGATCGCATCACAGCAATCTGCGCTTTAGCACGGAGGAGCTACTCTACTG CCTTAGTGCATCGCTGGTGCACACATTCACACAAGTGAGGGCGGCGGCATTGCGCACCATTCGCTATGCTTTGAGCACGCCCAAGGATATTAAGGCCTTCAACtccctccagctgcagcatttgTTGTGTCGCTCCATTGACCTGATGCTGAAGAACGACGATGAGCGGGTGCAGGCCCTCAAGCTAGTGCGCAAGATGCTGGCCATTGCCCCCGAGGACATCAGTCCGGTGGTAGTCCGATGCCTCGTCTCGTTGGCGGACAGTGGTATCGAGGAGAACGACAATCTGCTGCGTGCCTGTCTGGCGACACTGGCCGAAATTGCTGTCCTCAATCCCGCCCTGCTCATAGTCTGCGGTGGCGTCACCTCCATTACCCGCAATGTACTCGAGTGCCACAATCCGCGTATCGCAGAGAGCCTATGTGGCGTTCTGCTCTACCTACTCGAGTGGCCGCAAACGCGGAACATGTGCGGAGTGCGCCTGGATTGTCTAGCAGCGCCATACTGCGACTTCACCTACAGATTGGGTATCATGGACAAGAACAA AGATGCACGCGAGCTTCGTTACACCAGCTGCCGGCTGGCATTGCTCTCCGTGCTGCGCAGCTGGACGGGCACCCTCGAATTCTGTGATCCAAGCAAACCCTCAGGCCTAAAAGCAATAGTCGACGCTTTATATTTAAATCAGATTGAAGTCAGA AAAGCAATATTGGATTTGCTGTACGAgctgttgtcgctgccgcAACCCGCCTGGACGGATGACTATGCGGTGGCACTGCAGGCAGTGGATCCCTCGGACTTTCAGGACTCGTGGCTGCTCAGCAATGGCTTCGTTTCCGCTGAGGGACGTTCGATACTGCCAAGCCTGGCTGCCCGAGCACCGAATGTCGTCGAACAGCATTTGGCCCTGCTTCTGTACTGCTTCCTGGAGACGGGCCTCCTGAATGCGCTCGTTGAGGTGGCCGTTGCCAGCGATCAGTTCGTTTCGGTGCGGGCCACCGTCCTCATTGGCAAGATCCTACAGCTGATGCATACACACCTGCCGCCGGACATTTGCTGCACCTGTCCGGCCCTGCCCACGCTCATTGGCCATGCTACGCAGGGCAATCAACAGGCCAATGCAGCGGTGGCGGCGCTGCAGAACTACCAGAAGATGCTGCGCCAGAGGCCGGCATCTTGCAGTCTATTTCTGGACAGTATTATTCAAGGAGGCGCCCTCATCCAGACGCGACTCTTTCGGCGCTACCTCAAcgtgcaggagcagcagggccCCGCCCTACAGCTACAGGAtacggctgcggcggcgggcTCCTCAGTGCCGCTATCGGGATATTTTCATGCCACCCTGGATCGTCAGCGTCTCGATTCGGTATCCTCCAGCGATGAGTCGCAATCGCAATCCTCGTCAAGTTCCTTACGTTCCAGCTTTCGATTGAAACGGAAATTCATGCCGCAGGCTCTCTTTGATAATTTTCGAGCCCTAAATCGCCTGCTCACCGGCTCCCGTGTGCTAACCCAAACGGATGCGAATCTATGGGATTGGGATGTCATTACCACAATACTCAGA TCAAATTGCACACGAAAGCTGGACTTTACGCTGGGCAAGTTCCTCAAGCGTTTGGTGGACTTTTACAAGCCAAGCAATAATCGATTCTCACATCAGGATCTGGTGCCAGGGCACAGCATGCCAGCGTTTGTCAGTGCTGGTCTGGATTTAATAGATGTACTTGTGGGCAGCAGGCAG CTGGAATGTATGCGCTATATCACCGACTACTTTTCGGACATTAGCCAGCATTTGCTGGCTGTTACCACATCGAATCGTGCCCACGATTGTCTGTTCAGTCCGCAGCACATGAACAACACCATGTGCCAGCAGTATTTCCTTTACATCGGACGAATGTGCCGCACACGCAAAGGCATTGAAGTGCTCAAGAATACAACTGTCTTTGAATA TTTGATCACTTTGGTGCGTGTCACGGATCATGTGTGCTACGTGAAGCTCATTGTCTCCGGGCTCAATTATAGCTTCGAGAAGCTGCCCAGACAGGTGCTGGAGAAGGCGCTGACCTCGGCGAAGACGCGCAGCGGTCGACTGTATGCCACCCAGTTTATGGCCGTGCTGCTCCGTGCCCGCCTTCCGCACTTTGAGGTGTGGGGAATTCCGCTGATTATACACCAAACGAAGGATGCGGACCGCAGTGTGGTCCTGGCTGCAATGGAGGTGCTGGAGGAGGCCTGCCATGACAAGTACTATCTGGAGGAGATTGTCAGCCTGTGGCCGAATCTAACGCTGCGCGGTGACGTGGGTCGCCTGCTAATGTCACGATACTACTCGCTGTCGCGCGGCCTTAACAGCAGCCTGGCCCGAATCGAGGATGAGATCAAATACTGGCGAAATGGCTACAACAAGCGATATGTGCTCCTCGTCGAGGCCGACACCCACTCCAGCCTCACGCTGCACATACGCAATGAGGATGGCTATTATTCGCGACGCAACTGCAACCAGCGGCCCCAGACAGTGCCCCCGAACATTGCCCCCCATCTATACGGGCAAATGGTGCAGACCAGCCAGGGCATGACGGCGCTGAGTAAATACGGGGATCTGCCGCAGCTGCTCGATCTACTGACTCGCGCCAAGTGCACTGACGATGCAGAGTGTCTGGAACTAAAGGCGGCTGTCTGGGCGCTGTCCCATGCCTCCACACATGCGAATggaattgaatattttgtggaACAAAATGCCAG ACTCTATGAGAAGCTGATTGTTTTGGTGACCAAATGCGAGGTATATTCGGTAAGGGCCACCTGTTTCAGTGCCTTGGGACTGATAGCAGGCACCCAAGCGGGCGCCAATATACTCTTTAAGCTGA ATTGGTTGAGTGTGCGGCATGATAGGAACACCATGTGGCCCGTGCATCAGCCAGAGGATTGGATGTCAAATCAGTATACACCGGTGCGACATTTCTACGAAGATGCTCCGCCCTATAATTTCACAGTGCTGGAGGATCAGATAGATGGCTCCTACTACACGGGCTCCTACTACTGGAATCTTCTGATCGATCAGACAGAGCCCATGGCAGGAGTCGGCACGGGGCCAGCCACTGCCGTGGGCAACAATCAAGATCCAAATTCAACggccaccacaaccaccatgGATGATGGTCATGCACTGGCGCTGCATGTCAATCGAACGCTGCCTGGGTCGGGGGCGGCGGCCAAGTCAAAGACCCTGCCGGAGGGCAGCAATCTGCGTCAGGGCAAGCATCAGCGATCGCTCTCCGAATCAAAGACAACAGATGTGATTAGCCTACtgggcggaggaggaggaggag gaagaggaggaagaTGA
- the LOC117902217 gene encoding rapamycin-insensitive companion of mTOR isoform X1 has protein sequence MASLHSSWRFGKRSKLQLRIKVSQDPEDFYRLDPTRSAAENAFDIYSMLCREETRDTKRLFLLNALASLCLAARKGSHHSNLRFSTEELLYCLSASLVHTFTQVRAAALRTIRYALSTPKDIKAFNSLQLQHLLCRSIDLMLKNDDERVQALKLVRKMLAIAPEDISPVVVRCLVSLADSGIEENDNLLRACLATLAEIAVLNPALLIVCGGVTSITRNVLECHNPRIAESLCGVLLYLLEWPQTRNMCGVRLDCLAAPYCDFTYRLGIMDKNKDARELRYTSCRLALLSVLRSWTGTLEFCDPSKPSGLKAIVDALYLNQIEVRKAILDLLYELLSLPQPAWTDDYAVALQAVDPSDFQDSWLLSNGFVSAEGRSILPSLAARAPNVVEQHLALLLYCFLETGLLNALVEVAVASDQFVSVRATVLIGKILQLMHTHLPPDICCTCPALPTLIGHATQGNQQANAAVAALQNYQKMLRQRPASCSLFLDSIIQGGALIQTRLFRRYLNVQEQQGPALQLQDTAAAAGSSVPLSGYFHATLDRQRLDSVSSSDESQSQSSSSSLRSSFRLKRKFMPQALFDNFRALNRLLTGSRVLTQTDANLWDWDVITTILRSNCTRKLDFTLGKFLKRLVDFYKPSNNRFSHQDLVPGHSMPAFVSAGLDLIDVLVGSRQLECMRYITDYFSDISQHLLAVTTSNRAHDCLFSPQHMNNTMCQQYFLYIGRMCRTRKGIEVLKNTTVFEYLITLVRVTDHVCYVKLIVSGLNYSFEKLPRQVLEKALTSAKTRSGRLYATQFMAVLLRARLPHFEVWGIPLIIHQTKDADRSVVLAAMEVLEEACHDKYYLEEIVSLWPNLTLRGDVGRLLMSRYYSLSRGLNSSLARIEDEIKYWRNGYNKRYVLLVEADTHSSLTLHIRNEDGYYSRRNCNQRPQTVPPNIAPHLYGQMVQTSQGMTALSKYGDLPQLLDLLTRAKCTDDAECLELKAAVWALSHASTHANGIEYFVEQNARLYEKLIVLVTKCEVYSVRATCFSALGLIAGTQAGANILFKLNWLSVRHDRNTMWPVHQPEDWMSNQYTPVRHFYEDAPPYNFTVLEDQIDGSYYTGSYYWNLLIDQTEPMAGVGTGPATAVGNNQDPNSTATTTTMDDGHALALHVNRTLPGSGAAAKSKTLPEGSNLRQGKHQRSLSESKTTDVISLLGGGGGGVGGGGVTGGGGGLYPMPYQQQQHRIRYNSCTDSNTSGVSSCESVTGRTAAAAAAAAANMSELQQFPLSPIPSMSNLLESDELMRRHTLATSQSRTGNTTLSPMAMKGYAQLRVLRAHSRPVLESAAELHDFIHKHDWSYPKPRLSKVRRRLSTGELNVLLPTLNAPKFLPQNDMQGPCYAGICLPKNVLDLFPTRNLSRTYVSRDIQDQDLMGINLLLSQRLQFLNDSLNNEGGDESSVISSLSDVSSASRRQPRQWQQGAKHARSQCLHCARSPRQQRQDSAGSQSNGASACGGVTLAPCELYSSAAAALVAAGIQAGPVLAKKSNSSSGGGVGSGRVPLGTDISFHSPESMLSEDSLPDRLTASILYNVQRLANPVSAKQSKMALLELKQKHPHAFQDICLYSESCKTLGRSSYRMSARRFLQELFLDLNFDAFYVEPQLIIGTRKLPAEEKAEPTPPSAMLLAHKTQMKPKPAAQLASVYETSWENLLMDQSPRMVLTKSPTTATGQQATQQQMMAHRQLHIDDDTEDTLGDSEDEEEEDEDEDEEDPGEDVCDGSGAGTQASSVTTAHTALPCHGNSNRSSICTISQQPPPQPSAATGGAGTGVAAMNLRNDNRQYTRGRFYTLELDLSCTKNKFPIKDRSQTTPPKTSPTPVSQLKRQISADAEPDVDADAGVVSPQPVLVVTGCSSSSTLDYSTVTKSLAASMTKPVGSLYCEKRLQTSKSEAVLDARAGAGAGAAIGTGGGESSGAGGSSNGSIKWTSKRATS, from the exons tttCGCAAGATCCAGAGGATTTCTATCGACTGGACCCCACACGATCGGCAGCGGAGAATGCCTTTGACATATACTCGATGCTCTGCCGGGAGGAGACCCGTGACACTAAGCGCCTGTTCCTGCTCAATGCTCTGGCCTCGCTCTGCCTGGCCGCCCGCAAGGGATCGCATCACAGCAATCTGCGCTTTAGCACGGAGGAGCTACTCTACTG CCTTAGTGCATCGCTGGTGCACACATTCACACAAGTGAGGGCGGCGGCATTGCGCACCATTCGCTATGCTTTGAGCACGCCCAAGGATATTAAGGCCTTCAACtccctccagctgcagcatttgTTGTGTCGCTCCATTGACCTGATGCTGAAGAACGACGATGAGCGGGTGCAGGCCCTCAAGCTAGTGCGCAAGATGCTGGCCATTGCCCCCGAGGACATCAGTCCGGTGGTAGTCCGATGCCTCGTCTCGTTGGCGGACAGTGGTATCGAGGAGAACGACAATCTGCTGCGTGCCTGTCTGGCGACACTGGCCGAAATTGCTGTCCTCAATCCCGCCCTGCTCATAGTCTGCGGTGGCGTCACCTCCATTACCCGCAATGTACTCGAGTGCCACAATCCGCGTATCGCAGAGAGCCTATGTGGCGTTCTGCTCTACCTACTCGAGTGGCCGCAAACGCGGAACATGTGCGGAGTGCGCCTGGATTGTCTAGCAGCGCCATACTGCGACTTCACCTACAGATTGGGTATCATGGACAAGAACAA AGATGCACGCGAGCTTCGTTACACCAGCTGCCGGCTGGCATTGCTCTCCGTGCTGCGCAGCTGGACGGGCACCCTCGAATTCTGTGATCCAAGCAAACCCTCAGGCCTAAAAGCAATAGTCGACGCTTTATATTTAAATCAGATTGAAGTCAGA AAAGCAATATTGGATTTGCTGTACGAgctgttgtcgctgccgcAACCCGCCTGGACGGATGACTATGCGGTGGCACTGCAGGCAGTGGATCCCTCGGACTTTCAGGACTCGTGGCTGCTCAGCAATGGCTTCGTTTCCGCTGAGGGACGTTCGATACTGCCAAGCCTGGCTGCCCGAGCACCGAATGTCGTCGAACAGCATTTGGCCCTGCTTCTGTACTGCTTCCTGGAGACGGGCCTCCTGAATGCGCTCGTTGAGGTGGCCGTTGCCAGCGATCAGTTCGTTTCGGTGCGGGCCACCGTCCTCATTGGCAAGATCCTACAGCTGATGCATACACACCTGCCGCCGGACATTTGCTGCACCTGTCCGGCCCTGCCCACGCTCATTGGCCATGCTACGCAGGGCAATCAACAGGCCAATGCAGCGGTGGCGGCGCTGCAGAACTACCAGAAGATGCTGCGCCAGAGGCCGGCATCTTGCAGTCTATTTCTGGACAGTATTATTCAAGGAGGCGCCCTCATCCAGACGCGACTCTTTCGGCGCTACCTCAAcgtgcaggagcagcagggccCCGCCCTACAGCTACAGGAtacggctgcggcggcgggcTCCTCAGTGCCGCTATCGGGATATTTTCATGCCACCCTGGATCGTCAGCGTCTCGATTCGGTATCCTCCAGCGATGAGTCGCAATCGCAATCCTCGTCAAGTTCCTTACGTTCCAGCTTTCGATTGAAACGGAAATTCATGCCGCAGGCTCTCTTTGATAATTTTCGAGCCCTAAATCGCCTGCTCACCGGCTCCCGTGTGCTAACCCAAACGGATGCGAATCTATGGGATTGGGATGTCATTACCACAATACTCAGA TCAAATTGCACACGAAAGCTGGACTTTACGCTGGGCAAGTTCCTCAAGCGTTTGGTGGACTTTTACAAGCCAAGCAATAATCGATTCTCACATCAGGATCTGGTGCCAGGGCACAGCATGCCAGCGTTTGTCAGTGCTGGTCTGGATTTAATAGATGTACTTGTGGGCAGCAGGCAG CTGGAATGTATGCGCTATATCACCGACTACTTTTCGGACATTAGCCAGCATTTGCTGGCTGTTACCACATCGAATCGTGCCCACGATTGTCTGTTCAGTCCGCAGCACATGAACAACACCATGTGCCAGCAGTATTTCCTTTACATCGGACGAATGTGCCGCACACGCAAAGGCATTGAAGTGCTCAAGAATACAACTGTCTTTGAATA TTTGATCACTTTGGTGCGTGTCACGGATCATGTGTGCTACGTGAAGCTCATTGTCTCCGGGCTCAATTATAGCTTCGAGAAGCTGCCCAGACAGGTGCTGGAGAAGGCGCTGACCTCGGCGAAGACGCGCAGCGGTCGACTGTATGCCACCCAGTTTATGGCCGTGCTGCTCCGTGCCCGCCTTCCGCACTTTGAGGTGTGGGGAATTCCGCTGATTATACACCAAACGAAGGATGCGGACCGCAGTGTGGTCCTGGCTGCAATGGAGGTGCTGGAGGAGGCCTGCCATGACAAGTACTATCTGGAGGAGATTGTCAGCCTGTGGCCGAATCTAACGCTGCGCGGTGACGTGGGTCGCCTGCTAATGTCACGATACTACTCGCTGTCGCGCGGCCTTAACAGCAGCCTGGCCCGAATCGAGGATGAGATCAAATACTGGCGAAATGGCTACAACAAGCGATATGTGCTCCTCGTCGAGGCCGACACCCACTCCAGCCTCACGCTGCACATACGCAATGAGGATGGCTATTATTCGCGACGCAACTGCAACCAGCGGCCCCAGACAGTGCCCCCGAACATTGCCCCCCATCTATACGGGCAAATGGTGCAGACCAGCCAGGGCATGACGGCGCTGAGTAAATACGGGGATCTGCCGCAGCTGCTCGATCTACTGACTCGCGCCAAGTGCACTGACGATGCAGAGTGTCTGGAACTAAAGGCGGCTGTCTGGGCGCTGTCCCATGCCTCCACACATGCGAATggaattgaatattttgtggaACAAAATGCCAG ACTCTATGAGAAGCTGATTGTTTTGGTGACCAAATGCGAGGTATATTCGGTAAGGGCCACCTGTTTCAGTGCCTTGGGACTGATAGCAGGCACCCAAGCGGGCGCCAATATACTCTTTAAGCTGA ATTGGTTGAGTGTGCGGCATGATAGGAACACCATGTGGCCCGTGCATCAGCCAGAGGATTGGATGTCAAATCAGTATACACCGGTGCGACATTTCTACGAAGATGCTCCGCCCTATAATTTCACAGTGCTGGAGGATCAGATAGATGGCTCCTACTACACGGGCTCCTACTACTGGAATCTTCTGATCGATCAGACAGAGCCCATGGCAGGAGTCGGCACGGGGCCAGCCACTGCCGTGGGCAACAATCAAGATCCAAATTCAACggccaccacaaccaccatgGATGATGGTCATGCACTGGCGCTGCATGTCAATCGAACGCTGCCTGGGTCGGGGGCGGCGGCCAAGTCAAAGACCCTGCCGGAGGGCAGCAATCTGCGTCAGGGCAAGCATCAGCGATCGCTCTCCGAATCAAAGACAACAGATGTGATTAGCCTACtgggcggaggaggaggaggagttggaggtggaggcgtcactggcggtggtggtggtctcTATCCCATGCCctaccaacagcagcagcaccgcatACGATACAACTCCTGCACTGACTCAAACACTTCGGGTGTGAGCAGCTGCGAATCGGTTACGGGACGAAcggccgcagctgccgctgctgcggcggccaATATGAGCGaattgcaacaatttccgCTGAGTCCTATACCCAGTATGTCCAATCTGCTGGAGAGCGATGAGCTGATGCGCCGCCATACGCTGGCCACCAGCCAGAGCAGGACGGGGAACACGACCCTCAGTCCGATGGCCATGAAGGGGTATGCCCAGCTTAGGGTTCTGCGCGCTCACAGCCGTCCCGTCTTGGAGTCAGCAGCGGAGTTGCATGACTTTATACACAAGCATGACTGGAGCTATCCAAAGCCCAGGCTGAGCAAGGTGCGGCGTCGCCTCTCTACGGGGGAGCTGAATGTCCTGCTGCCCACGCTGAATGCTCCCAAATTTCTGCCACAGAATGATATGCAGGGGCCGTGCTATGCGGGCATTTGCCTGCCCAAGAATGTGCTGGATCTGTTCCCCACGCGAAATCTCAGTCGAACGTATGTGTCGCGCGACATACAGGATCAGGACTTAATGGGCATCAATCTTCTGCTCAGCCAGCGGCTGCAGTTCCTCAACGATTCGCTGAACAACGAGGGCGGCGATGAGTCCTCTGTCATATCATCGCTCTCGGACGTATCCTCGGCGAGTCGCCGCCAGccaaggcagtggcagcagggTGCCAAGCATGCGCGCAGCCAGTGCCTCCATTGTGCCCGGTCACCGCGACAGCAGCGTCAGGATAGCGCTGGTAGCCAGAGCAACGGCGCCAGTGCGTGTGGTGGTGTGACTCTGGCCCCCTGTGAGCTGTACAGCAGCGCTGCGGCGGCCCTGGTGGCGGCTGGTATCCAGGCCGGTCCAGTGCTGGCCaagaagagcaacagcagcagtggcggtggcgttggCTCTGGCAGGGTGCCGCTGGGAACAGACATTAGCTTTCATTCGCCGGAGAGCATGCTGAGTGAGGATAGCCTGCCGGACAGGCTGACAGCCTCCATTCTGTACAATGTGCAGCGTCTGGCCAATCCGGTCAGTGCCAAGCAATCGAAGATGGCCCTGCTGGAGCTCAAGCAGAAGCATCCGCATGCCTTTCAG gACATTTGCCTGTATTCAGAGTCCTGCAAGACGTTGGGCAGAAGCAGCTATCGGATGAGTGCACGCCGTTTTCTGCAGGAGCTCTTCCTGGACCTCAACTTTGATGCATTCTATGTGGAGCCCCAGCTGATTATTGGCACCCGCAAGCTGCCCGCCGAGGAGAAAGCCGAGCCAACGCCACCATCGgccatgctgctggcccacAAGACGCAGATGAAGCCCAAGCCAGCGGCCCAGCTGGCGAGCGTGTACGAGACAAGCTGGGAGAATCTGCTGATGGATCAGTCGCCGCGTATGGTGCTCACAAAGTCACCCACCACTGCCACAGGCCAGCAGGCAACCCAGCAGCAGATGATGGCCCACCGTCAGCTGCACATCGACGACGACACCGAGGACACACTGGGTGACAGCGAAgacgaagaggaggaagaTGAAGACGAGGACGAAGAAGATCCTGGAGAGGATGTCTGCGATGGTAGTGGTGCTGGGACCCAGGCCAGCTCAGTGACCACTGCCCACACAGCACTGCCCTGCCATGGGAATAGCAATCGAAGTAGCATCTGCACgatcagccagcagccgccgccgcagccgtcTGCAGCCACTGGTGGAGCGGGTACTGGTGTGGCTGCAATGAATCTAAGGAATGACAATCGCCAGTATACGCGCGGGCGCTTCTACACGTTGGAGCTGGACCTCAGCTGCACCAAGAACAAGTTCCCCATCAAGGATCGTAGCCAGACAACGCCACCAAAGACATCGCCCACGCCAGTGTCCCAGCTAAAACGTCAGATAAGTGCAGATGCAGAGCCAGATGTAGATGCGGATGCTGGCGTTGTATCGCCACAGCCAGTGCTAGTGGTCACAGGCTGTTCTTCTTCGTCCACGCTGGACTACTCCACGGTGACCAAGAGCCTGGCAGCATCCATGACAAAGCCCGTGGGAAGCCTGTATTGCGAGAAGCGGCTGCAAACCTCAAAATCAGAGGCGGTGCTCGAtgccagagctggagctggagctggagctgcaatCGGCACGGGTGGGGGCGAGTCGTcgggggcaggcggcagcagcaatggcagcatcAAATGGACATCCAAGCGGGCCACATCCtag
- the LOC117902266 gene encoding heparan sulfate glucosamine 3-O-sulfotransferase 6 yields MFVMSIWGTSLSLSSRSLAIALVLCLTLLYFSYSFNACLLASISRSLQQSNLRNLLSLTSTPRNESSSISSSSSSNDSATPAATPLANTTGSTGSDSTSNVPAAVGIASSSDGSPKYQLLRQPGLRPSRHLPDTLIIGVKKSGTRALLEFIRLHPDVRAAGSEVHFFDRHYQRGLRWYRHHMPYTIEGQITMEKTPSYFVTKEVPQRVYHMNTATKLLIVVRDPVTRAISDYTQAASKKADMKRFEQLAFVNGSYSVVDTNWGPVKIGVYSRYLERWLLYFPLSQLLFISGERLIMDPAYEIGRVQDFLGLKRVVTEKHFYFNATKGFPCLFKSEARSTPHCLGKTKGRNHPHIDPSAIERLREFYRPFNNKFYQLTGINFAWA; encoded by the exons ATGTTTGTGATGAGCATTTGGGGCACCAGCCTGAGCCTTAGTAGCCGCAGCCTGGCCATTGCCCTGGTGCTTTGCTTGACGCTGTTGTACTTCTCCTACAGCTTCAATGCCTGTCTGCTGGCCAGCATCAGTCGCAGCCTTCAGCAG AGCAACTTACGCAACCTGCTGTCACTGACGTCGACGCCCCGCAACGAAAgtagcagcatcagcagcagcagcagcagcaacgattCCGCCACACCCGCTGCTACTCCATTGGCCAACACCACTGGCTCTACtggcagcgacagcaccaGCAATGTCCCAGCCGCTGTGGGGATTGCCAGCAGCTCGGATGGCTCGCCCAAGTatcagctgctgcggcagccggGCTTGCGTCCGTCCCGCCACCTGCCCGACACGCTCATCATTGGCGTGAAGAAGAGCGGAACGCGAGCACTGCTGGAGTTCATTCGCCTGCATCCGGATGTGCGGGCGGCCGGCTCCGAGGTGCACTTCTTCGATAGGCACTATCAGCGTGGCCTGCGCTGGTACCGCCACCACATGCCGTACACCATCGAGGGTCAGATCACCATGGAGAAGACGCCGAGCTATTTTGTGACGAAGGAGGTGCCCCAGCGGGTCTATCATATGAACACGGCCACCAA ACTGCTGATTGTGGTGCGAGATCCGGTGACGCGTGCCATCTCGGACTACACGCAGGCGGCCAGCAAGAAGGCGGACATGAAGCGGTTCGAGCAGCTGGCCTTTGTCAATGGCAGCTACTCGGTGGTGGACACCAACTGGGGGCCCGTCAAGATTGGCGTGTACTCGCGCTACCTGGAGCGCTGGCTCCTCTACTTTCCTCTCTCCCAGCTGCTCTTCATCAGCGGCGAGCGTCTGATCATGGATCCCGCCTACGAGATCGGACGCGTACAGGACTTTCTCGGATTGAAGCGTGTGGTCACCGAGAAGCATTTCTACTTCAATGCCACCAAGGGTTTTCCGTGCCTATTCAAGTCCGAGGCACGTTCCACGCCCCACTGCCTGGGCAAGACGAAGGGCCGCAATCATCCGCATATCGATCCCAGTGCCATCGAGAGGCTGCGCGAATTCTACAGGCCATTTAACAATAAGTTTTATCAACTGACGGGCATTAATTTTGCCTGGGCATAG